A part of Nocardioides sp. WS12 genomic DNA contains:
- a CDS encoding MlaD family protein, with product MSPSAAVKSGLGAVATDPRLRTVVLFTLACAVGFGFLWVKAGGQIPIVADRGGYEITFQSQDIKNLKEFGEVRIAGVRVGRVESTEHEGDTVKVTISVEEQAAPLHEGANVRIGVKSLVGSSFVEVIDGDGSELEDQTVLDRAAVTPSVDVDELLDTLDEPTRAHLSSAVQALDTATRGRGADLDGLMTGLGHVGTEGSTVLDALAKQSDDLQKLSVEARLLLDALDSGQGQIVGLVSDAQELTQVTADNQVKIEETVRLLPSVVANVDTAAGKLSELSVPLTPIAADLRAASPYLSRALTNLRPVSRDLRALLPDLDGVLASAPATLTKVKPFGTTVQDLVPDAQKTLADVQPMLSYLAPYGLDLGALFASFGGSFDVRAEDGIIPIRLTATAEGPGTVRGNPLKIVSSETGGLMWNNPYPLPGNVDEPRPFGKGDYPRVEKR from the coding sequence GTGAGCCCCAGTGCAGCAGTGAAGAGCGGCCTCGGAGCCGTCGCCACGGACCCGCGTCTTCGCACGGTCGTCCTGTTCACCCTCGCCTGTGCCGTCGGCTTCGGCTTCCTCTGGGTCAAGGCCGGTGGGCAGATCCCGATCGTCGCCGATCGTGGTGGCTACGAGATCACGTTCCAGTCGCAGGACATCAAGAACCTCAAGGAGTTCGGTGAGGTCCGCATCGCCGGCGTTCGCGTCGGGCGGGTCGAGTCGACCGAGCACGAGGGCGACACCGTCAAGGTCACGATCAGCGTCGAGGAGCAGGCCGCGCCACTGCACGAGGGCGCCAACGTCCGGATCGGTGTGAAGTCGCTGGTCGGTTCCTCGTTCGTGGAGGTGATCGACGGTGACGGTTCCGAACTCGAGGACCAGACCGTTCTCGACCGTGCCGCAGTCACACCTTCGGTCGACGTCGACGAACTGCTCGACACGCTCGACGAGCCCACCCGGGCGCACCTGAGCAGTGCCGTCCAGGCGCTCGACACAGCCACCCGCGGACGTGGCGCCGACCTTGACGGGTTGATGACCGGGCTCGGACACGTCGGGACCGAGGGCAGCACCGTGCTCGACGCCCTCGCCAAGCAGAGCGACGACCTCCAGAAGCTCAGCGTCGAGGCACGGCTCCTCCTTGATGCCCTTGATTCCGGCCAGGGCCAGATCGTGGGCCTGGTCAGCGATGCTCAGGAACTCACCCAGGTCACCGCCGACAACCAGGTCAAGATCGAGGAGACGGTCCGGCTCTTGCCGTCGGTCGTCGCGAACGTCGACACTGCGGCCGGCAAGCTCAGCGAGCTCAGCGTCCCGCTGACCCCGATCGCCGCCGATCTTCGTGCCGCGTCGCCGTACCTGTCGCGGGCACTGACCAACCTGCGCCCGGTCTCCCGCGACCTGCGTGCCCTGCTGCCGGACCTGGACGGTGTCCTCGCTTCGGCGCCGGCCACGCTCACCAAGGTCAAGCCCTTCGGGACGACCGTGCAGGACCTGGTGCCCGATGCCCAGAAGACGCTGGCCGATGTCCAGCCGATGCTGAGCTACCTGGCGCCGTACGGCCTCGACCTGGGGGCCTTGTTCGCCAGCTTCGGCGGATCCTTCGACGTCCGCGCCGAGGACGGCATCATCCCGATCCGTCTGACCGCCACCGCTGAAGGCCCGGGAACGGTGCGCGGAAACCCGCTCAAGATCGTCTCGAGCGAGACCGGTGGCCTGATGTGGAACAACCCGTACCCGCTGCCGGGCAACGTCGACGAGCCCCGGCCGTTCGGCAAGGGTGACTACCCGCGGGTCGAGAAGCGCTGA
- a CDS encoding RND transporter → MLERSGDTGSRQRRQWAALLGAVALGAVIVLGLLRVEIDTSTSSFLPAGDPVEKALAAKSDDFGGDPVIVILETSEPRALFNDPEALVHLVGLEGQLANLPDVAAVYGPGTVLNQTAGAAQDMLAQISGRRDGYRQEVMATARERGIPESKVKELGEAALARFDERYGALMVQGLPAGLPTLKNPRFVQTVLFEEENLDVRPQWRYLLPSANSVTVLVRPRAGLDADGTARLVDGVRSAVKDVEIELSRSTVTGAPVVAAGLADRGRAELPVLGAVAVGAVGLIFLVVGWTSRRRSRLRPTAAALVGTAATLSGFGWAGQPLSLGVVAFLPILLGIGSDFPLYLSRGKSNRAVLITALAAMLGFGSLALSPLPFVRELGIALAVGILLTVATALAVRWHFGPVPDPAPSKVVSVDRPGFAWPRAGLGRVIVTAFLVGSAGLGWVALSGLAVEAQPDELAAGLPELDDAQYAEDLLGSAGEVSLVIRADDVTSPEVLAWSQQAQTRIVTELGDRVHPVLSVADLLRFLGAEPTADQIKAAVAVMPRYLSSAVLRSDRAEGVVVLAVEFDDVAELGDLLDDLDRAVGTPPDGVEVDTVGLPVSAARGLELVGEGRLWINLAGIGLAGAAIWIGLRSRDDALRAVLTVVVSTGWVALLAAATTGSLNPLTIALGSLVTATGCEFSVMLRRGADLRAVGTAALAGTTGYLVLALSELAVLRDFGLLLAGGVVCSFVAALVVDRVVLPETREDTVPVVVPENELVVVSS, encoded by the coding sequence GTGCTGGAGCGAAGCGGTGACACCGGATCCCGGCAGCGTCGTCAGTGGGCGGCGTTGCTGGGGGCGGTCGCCCTCGGCGCGGTGATCGTGCTCGGCCTGTTGCGGGTCGAGATCGACACCAGCACCTCTTCGTTCCTGCCCGCGGGGGACCCGGTCGAGAAGGCGCTCGCCGCCAAGTCCGACGACTTCGGGGGCGATCCCGTCATCGTCATCCTGGAGACCAGCGAGCCCCGCGCCCTCTTCAACGACCCGGAGGCGCTGGTGCACCTGGTCGGCCTCGAGGGCCAACTGGCCAACCTGCCGGACGTCGCCGCGGTCTATGGCCCGGGCACCGTGCTGAACCAGACCGCCGGGGCGGCGCAGGACATGCTCGCCCAGATCTCCGGTCGACGCGACGGCTACCGCCAGGAAGTCATGGCGACGGCCCGCGAGCGCGGGATCCCCGAGAGCAAGGTCAAGGAACTGGGCGAGGCCGCGCTGGCCCGCTTCGACGAACGCTACGGCGCCCTGATGGTGCAGGGTTTGCCGGCCGGCCTGCCGACGCTGAAGAACCCGCGGTTCGTACAGACCGTCCTCTTCGAGGAGGAGAACCTCGACGTCCGGCCACAGTGGCGCTACCTGTTGCCGTCCGCGAACAGCGTCACCGTCCTGGTGCGCCCCCGGGCCGGTCTGGACGCCGACGGGACCGCGCGGCTGGTCGACGGCGTGCGGTCGGCCGTCAAGGACGTCGAAATCGAGCTCAGCCGGAGCACCGTGACCGGCGCTCCCGTGGTCGCCGCGGGCCTGGCCGACCGCGGACGGGCCGAGCTCCCCGTGCTGGGTGCCGTGGCCGTCGGTGCCGTCGGCCTCATCTTCCTGGTGGTGGGCTGGACCTCCCGGCGCCGTTCGCGCCTCCGGCCCACCGCTGCGGCCCTCGTTGGTACGGCGGCCACCCTGTCCGGCTTCGGATGGGCCGGCCAGCCGCTTTCGCTCGGCGTGGTGGCGTTCCTGCCGATCCTGCTCGGCATCGGCAGCGACTTCCCGCTCTATCTCTCACGGGGCAAGTCCAATCGGGCCGTCCTGATCACGGCGCTGGCCGCCATGCTCGGCTTCGGTTCGCTGGCCCTGTCGCCGCTCCCGTTCGTCCGGGAACTGGGCATCGCCCTGGCAGTGGGCATCCTGCTCACGGTGGCGACGGCCCTCGCAGTCCGCTGGCACTTCGGTCCGGTCCCGGATCCCGCACCGTCGAAGGTCGTGTCCGTTGACCGTCCCGGCTTCGCCTGGCCGCGAGCCGGCCTGGGCCGCGTCATCGTGACGGCGTTCCTCGTGGGCAGCGCCGGCCTCGGCTGGGTCGCCCTGTCGGGTCTCGCCGTCGAGGCCCAGCCCGACGAACTGGCCGCCGGGCTCCCCGAACTCGACGACGCCCAGTACGCCGAGGACCTGCTCGGGTCGGCGGGGGAGGTGAGCCTCGTGATCAGGGCCGACGACGTCACCTCGCCGGAGGTCCTGGCCTGGAGCCAGCAGGCCCAGACCCGGATCGTCACGGAACTTGGTGACCGCGTGCACCCGGTCCTCAGCGTCGCGGACCTGCTCCGCTTCCTCGGCGCCGAACCCACGGCGGACCAGATCAAGGCAGCCGTGGCCGTGATGCCGCGCTACCTGTCGTCGGCGGTGCTCCGCTCCGACCGCGCCGAGGGCGTCGTGGTGCTGGCCGTCGAGTTCGACGACGTGGCCGAACTCGGAGATCTCCTCGACGACCTGGACCGCGCGGTCGGCACTCCGCCCGACGGGGTCGAGGTCGACACCGTCGGTCTCCCGGTGTCCGCTGCCCGCGGCCTCGAGCTGGTCGGCGAGGGACGGTTGTGGATCAACCTCGCGGGCATCGGCCTCGCCGGCGCTGCGATCTGGATCGGACTCCGGTCCCGCGACGATGCCCTCCGGGCCGTGCTGACGGTCGTTGTCTCGACCGGATGGGTCGCACTCCTGGCGGCCGCGACCACCGGCTCCCTCAACCCGCTCACCATCGCGCTCGGTTCGCTGGTGACGGCCACTGGTTGCGAGTTCTCGGTGATGTTGCGGCGTGGAGCCGATCTGCGTGCCGTCGGAACCGCGGCCCTGGCCGGGACCACCGGCTACCTGGTGCTCGCACTCTCGGAGCTGGCCGTCCTGCGCGACTTCGGGCTCCTGCTTGCCGGTGGTGTGGTGTGTTCCTTCGTGGCCGCGCTGGTGGTCGACCGGGTGGTCCTGCCGGAGACCCGCGAAGACACCGTCCCGGTCGTCGTACCCGAGAATGAACTGGTGGTGGTGTCGTCGTGA
- a CDS encoding TetR/AcrR family transcriptional regulator has translation MARAMEKANPLQPTREKRRLVLARHFIGVVAPLLEAGEQYSDLSVERLITAVGVSRSTFYSYFSDKAALLAAMAEDVTIDLTEAGAPWFELGVPDSQKAVRDALRPLFVTYREHRQILRSITDAASYDPGIRELHSALVARATAGLTAHLRALDRGDLDADRTGQWLVWMLERGLYHLVADASADESERQLEAVANLMWSALYAE, from the coding sequence ATGGCGCGCGCGATGGAGAAGGCAAACCCGCTGCAGCCCACCCGGGAGAAGCGGCGGCTGGTTCTGGCTCGTCACTTCATCGGCGTGGTCGCACCGCTGCTCGAAGCGGGGGAGCAGTACTCCGACCTCAGCGTCGAGCGACTGATCACGGCCGTCGGGGTGTCCCGCTCGACGTTCTACTCGTACTTCTCCGACAAGGCAGCCCTGCTGGCAGCCATGGCCGAGGACGTCACGATCGACCTGACCGAGGCCGGGGCGCCGTGGTTCGAGCTCGGCGTGCCGGACTCGCAGAAGGCGGTGCGTGATGCGCTCCGGCCGCTGTTCGTGACCTACCGCGAGCACCGCCAGATCCTGCGCTCGATCACCGACGCGGCGTCGTACGACCCCGGTATTCGCGAGCTGCACTCGGCGCTCGTGGCGCGGGCCACGGCCGGACTCACGGCCCACCTGCGGGCCCTTGACCGCGGGGACCTCGACGCGGATCGCACGGGGCAGTGGCTGGTCTGGATGCTCGAGCGCGGGCTCTACCACCTGGTCGCCGACGCGAGTGCCGACGAGAGCGAGCGGCAGCTCGAGGCCGTCGCGAACCTCATGTGGAGCGCCCTCTACGCCGAATGA
- a CDS encoding TetR/AcrR family transcriptional regulator, protein MAGKGGGRADRTSTAKSEATRARVLDAAARVLAREGYSGTKLTDVAREADIQAPAIYYYFASREDLIEEVAAAGANTLIDQVNEAIAALPADASPLDHIDALAEAHIRFTMTAPDYARAVLRNAEQFPDGIELRHVAVMQRYQRLWATQLREAQKAGLLDTTVDLAIARHLAIGALNSAMDWWAPGRSSVAKVVAQTRHLLRHGLGG, encoded by the coding sequence ATGGCGGGCAAGGGTGGCGGACGAGCTGATCGGACATCGACGGCGAAGTCCGAGGCGACCCGGGCCCGGGTGCTCGACGCCGCGGCCCGTGTTCTCGCCCGCGAGGGGTACTCCGGCACCAAGTTGACCGACGTCGCCCGCGAGGCGGACATCCAGGCCCCGGCGATCTACTACTACTTCGCCAGCCGGGAGGACCTCATCGAGGAGGTCGCTGCCGCGGGGGCGAACACTCTGATCGACCAGGTCAACGAAGCGATCGCAGCACTCCCGGCCGACGCGAGCCCGCTCGATCACATCGATGCCCTCGCCGAAGCCCACATCCGCTTCACGATGACGGCACCCGACTACGCACGCGCGGTGCTCCGCAACGCGGAGCAGTTCCCCGACGGGATCGAGCTGCGCCACGTCGCGGTGATGCAGCGCTACCAGCGCCTGTGGGCCACCCAATTGCGCGAGGCACAGAAGGCCGGTCTGCTGGACACAACGGTCGACCTCGCCATCGCGAGGCATCTGGCGATCGGTGCCCTCAACAGCGCCATGGACTGGTGGGCGCCCGGCCGCTCCTCGGTCGCGAAGGTCGTCGCCCAGACCCGGCACCTGCTCCGGCACGGGCTGGGCGGCTGA
- a CDS encoding peptidyl-prolyl cis-trans isomerase, with product MIDKLKQVLSTPRGRLVAGILVVALAGAGVAFGVTRADDLPEDAAFRYGDRVVTTTQLDDRLEVLEALYGVKRPDDADKKDDFNRDSAKSMVVSLVLADAAAKRDIVISDKEAQTELDKLIDQQLTGGRDAFVEFLSTSGISERDVLDEIRAQLATSRLVDEVTADVPEATEAEAQKKYDDNEGDMVTPEGRQLVNVVVETRADADRVARLAGKSGKLSTLAATWSLDGSTKDDGGRLGLVTADQLEDGYGKIAFSAAAGEIFGPVKTSYGWNVGQVVEVVKARPVSFTDVKAEIIDRLSAEARLKVWRDFLAKELKGADVEYADGYLPDDPTAPPANSTPTPAADPPASGAPATETPAPTE from the coding sequence GTGATCGACAAGCTCAAGCAGGTGCTCAGCACCCCTCGCGGCCGGCTGGTCGCAGGCATCCTGGTCGTTGCCCTGGCCGGGGCTGGAGTCGCCTTCGGGGTGACGCGGGCCGACGACCTGCCCGAGGACGCTGCGTTCCGCTACGGCGACCGCGTGGTCACCACGACCCAGCTCGACGACCGCCTCGAGGTCCTCGAGGCGTTGTACGGCGTCAAGCGCCCCGACGACGCGGACAAGAAGGACGACTTCAACCGCGACTCAGCGAAGTCGATGGTCGTGAGCCTGGTGCTCGCCGACGCGGCGGCGAAGCGTGACATCGTGATCTCGGACAAGGAAGCGCAGACCGAGCTCGACAAGCTCATCGACCAGCAGCTCACCGGCGGGCGCGACGCGTTCGTCGAGTTCCTCTCGACCAGCGGGATCTCCGAGCGCGACGTGCTCGACGAGATCCGGGCACAGCTGGCCACCTCCCGCCTCGTCGACGAGGTCACCGCTGACGTCCCCGAGGCGACCGAGGCCGAGGCGCAGAAGAAGTACGACGACAACGAGGGCGACATGGTCACCCCTGAAGGTCGCCAGCTCGTCAACGTCGTCGTCGAGACCCGCGCCGACGCGGACCGCGTGGCCCGCCTGGCCGGCAAGTCCGGCAAGCTCAGCACCCTCGCCGCGACCTGGTCGCTCGACGGCAGCACCAAGGACGATGGGGGTCGACTCGGCCTCGTCACCGCCGACCAGTTGGAGGACGGCTACGGGAAGATCGCCTTCTCCGCGGCGGCTGGGGAGATCTTCGGCCCGGTGAAGACCAGCTACGGCTGGAACGTCGGCCAGGTCGTGGAAGTCGTGAAGGCTCGGCCAGTGAGCTTCACGGATGTGAAGGCCGAGATCATCGACCGCCTCTCGGCCGAGGCGCGCCTGAAGGTATGGCGGGACTTCCTCGCCAAGGAACTGAAGGGCGCCGACGTCGAGTACGCCGACGGGTACCTCCCGGACGACCCGACGGCGCCGCCCGCGAACTCCACCCCGACCCCTGCTGCAGACCCGCCTGCTTCCGGGGCCCCGGCAACCGAGACGCCCGCACCGACGGAGTGA
- a CDS encoding TetR family transcriptional regulator encodes MTAAVRERGDRAPAPQRPGGTATRILDAAAKLLAEKGYGGLRISDVAKAADVRPAAIYYYFASREVLVEEVLWFGMSRLRRHVEETLLDAGEDVPAVDRLLLAVEVHLRYELEISDYTQASIRNAGQVTPEIRERQRQEFRAYRRLWLDLVDAAAKERGLAPDTDRRLGVMLMIGALNGTAEWWRADRGDLQTVIDHASLLVRHGLLGGAGAAATPVPLAVPPTPPASPETRDRIMAATAATLRARGYSKCHLSEIAERANVQAPAIYHYFASRDALITEVLSRGQRAVGNHMRAAVDALPANADPRHHVAALTEAYLRVELELSDFATALTRNVGQVPPPVRAALQVEGDRLHALWHAPLEDAASAGLLRAGLDPSITRMLVLGALNWVPEWWHPGVPVDQIVGAAHRLFGAGLFPPVTTAAHQGD; translated from the coding sequence GTGACGGCCGCCGTCCGCGAGCGTGGCGACAGGGCACCGGCCCCGCAGCGCCCCGGCGGCACTGCCACCCGGATCCTCGACGCCGCGGCGAAACTGCTCGCCGAGAAGGGGTACGGCGGCCTCCGGATCTCGGACGTCGCGAAGGCCGCGGACGTGCGACCCGCCGCGATCTACTACTACTTCGCGTCTCGCGAGGTGCTGGTCGAGGAGGTGCTCTGGTTCGGCATGTCGCGGCTGCGCCGCCACGTCGAGGAGACCCTCCTCGACGCCGGTGAAGACGTGCCCGCGGTCGACCGCCTGCTGCTGGCCGTCGAGGTCCACCTCCGCTACGAGCTGGAGATCTCCGACTACACGCAGGCCTCGATCCGCAACGCCGGACAGGTGACGCCCGAGATCCGCGAGCGGCAGCGCCAGGAGTTCCGCGCCTACCGCCGACTGTGGCTCGACCTGGTCGACGCCGCAGCGAAGGAGCGCGGCCTCGCTCCCGACACCGACCGTCGTCTCGGTGTGATGCTCATGATCGGCGCCCTCAACGGGACGGCGGAGTGGTGGCGCGCCGACCGCGGCGACCTCCAGACGGTCATCGACCACGCCAGCCTGCTGGTGCGGCACGGCCTGCTCGGCGGTGCCGGCGCCGCCGCGACGCCGGTCCCTCTCGCCGTACCCCCGACGCCCCCGGCCTCCCCCGAGACCCGCGACCGGATCATGGCGGCGACGGCGGCCACGCTTCGCGCCCGCGGCTACTCGAAGTGCCACCTGTCGGAGATCGCCGAGCGAGCCAACGTGCAGGCGCCGGCGATCTACCACTACTTCGCTTCGCGCGACGCCCTCATCACCGAGGTGCTCTCCCGGGGCCAGCGCGCCGTCGGGAACCACATGCGCGCCGCCGTCGACGCCCTCCCGGCGAACGCCGACCCCCGGCACCACGTCGCCGCCCTCACCGAGGCCTACCTGCGCGTGGAGCTCGAGCTCAGCGACTTCGCCACCGCCCTCACCCGCAACGTGGGACAGGTGCCCCCGCCCGTGCGCGCTGCGCTCCAGGTCGAGGGCGACCGTCTGCACGCCCTCTGGCACGCCCCGCTCGAGGACGCAGCGAGTGCAGGCCTGCTCCGCGCCGGCCTCGACCCGTCGATCACCCGGATGCTCGTGCTCGGGGCCCTGAACTGGGTCCCGGAGTGGTGGCACCCCGGCGTACCCGTGGACCAGATCGTCGGCGCCGCCCACCGCCTGTTCGGCGCCGGGCTGTTCCCTCCCGTGACCACCGCAGCACACCAAGGAGACTGA
- a CDS encoding MlaD family protein has protein sequence MKFETAVERMKNTPGLGRDVVLLVSLLVAGVVVMTYIFGQYKVIKPWDDTYKFAAEFDEAPAIQLASRQEVRIAGVTVGRVTDAAPTNGGNARLTFTLDEGHEVYRNAKLVLRSKTPLNVMYVMLDPGDPSAGKLSDGGVIPVSQTQRVVQPYELLDELDDRARAALTDLVTQADVALASAPTDLAPGLKATDKAAVNFTGVVEALQTRRANLSHLVTSVAQIATAAGEDDKRLDELVIALQDTLAVVSARDAELSTSLARLPGVTSTLRNAMSDAKKLTDELSPVLRKLHDSAEELPGTIKDLSKTVSNARDLVAKAGPVVREARPVVADLRPLTRNLNSALADLSPVVANLPQATQRLVPWLDDLGGFVYNTSSSFSLGDVNGGLGRANVVVKVTDPTGGGLS, from the coding sequence ATGAAGTTCGAGACCGCTGTCGAGCGGATGAAGAACACGCCCGGCCTGGGCCGCGACGTCGTACTGCTCGTGTCGCTGTTGGTGGCCGGAGTGGTCGTGATGACCTACATCTTCGGGCAGTACAAGGTCATCAAGCCGTGGGACGACACCTACAAGTTCGCGGCCGAGTTCGACGAGGCACCCGCGATCCAGCTGGCCAGCCGCCAAGAGGTTCGGATCGCCGGCGTCACCGTCGGCCGGGTCACCGACGCTGCGCCGACCAACGGTGGCAACGCGCGGCTGACCTTCACTCTGGACGAGGGCCACGAGGTCTACCGGAACGCGAAGCTCGTGCTGCGCTCGAAGACACCGCTCAACGTCATGTACGTGATGCTCGACCCGGGCGATCCGTCAGCGGGCAAGCTGTCCGACGGCGGCGTGATCCCGGTGTCGCAGACCCAGCGGGTCGTGCAGCCCTACGAACTTCTGGACGAACTCGATGACCGGGCACGGGCCGCCCTGACCGATCTGGTCACCCAGGCCGACGTCGCTCTGGCATCGGCCCCGACCGATCTGGCCCCGGGCCTCAAGGCCACGGACAAGGCGGCCGTCAACTTCACGGGAGTCGTCGAGGCGCTGCAGACGCGTCGGGCGAACCTGAGTCACCTCGTCACGTCCGTGGCCCAGATCGCGACAGCCGCCGGCGAGGACGACAAGCGGCTCGATGAACTGGTGATTGCGCTTCAGGACACGCTCGCCGTGGTCAGCGCCCGGGACGCCGAACTCAGCACCTCGCTGGCCCGTCTGCCCGGTGTCACCAGCACTCTGCGCAACGCGATGTCCGACGCGAAGAAGCTCACCGACGAGCTCAGCCCGGTGCTGCGCAAGTTGCACGACTCGGCTGAGGAACTGCCCGGCACGATCAAGGACCTGTCGAAGACGGTCAGCAATGCCCGGGACCTGGTTGCCAAGGCCGGCCCCGTCGTCCGTGAGGCGCGACCAGTCGTCGCCGACCTGCGACCGCTCACCCGCAATCTCAACTCGGCTCTGGCCGACCTGAGCCCGGTCGTGGCCAACCTGCCGCAGGCCACCCAGCGCCTTGTGCCGTGGCTCGATGACCTCGGTGGCTTCGTCTACAACACGTCCTCCTCCTTCAGCCTCGGTGACGTCAACGGTGGCCTCGGCCGCGCCAACGTCGTCGTGAAGGTCACCGATCCCACCGGAGGTGGTCTGTCGTGA
- a CDS encoding spirocyclase AveC family protein: MAQLTALGTDAAAPTTRPASKPVLMWAAIGVVWTIVSIVTLYGWVTGDDFGAPEVRGPDQMDAGKLIGLRIVEVISTGVLAIAVYFLAWKPWRRDKKVTLDALLLLGGITGFVMDCWLNTQSFLFAFNSHSVNLGAWSSSLPFHNDAVPSHYAESLLWGLPMYIYFCAALGFVNTMAARRIRARWPGLSTQSILAILFVGDLVFDFVVENVIIRTTEAYSFVQTSGPLTLWDGEQHQFPLYETFLVACVAMCFTYARWSADWDADGLSVIERGVLTIPSSYRLAVRTFAAIGFCAVVLMMCYHLPFNWISLTGDSFADLPSYLAPAGLTLP; this comes from the coding sequence ATGGCTCAGCTGACCGCGCTCGGCACCGACGCCGCGGCACCGACCACCCGTCCGGCAAGCAAGCCAGTCCTGATGTGGGCGGCCATCGGCGTCGTCTGGACGATCGTGTCGATCGTGACCCTCTACGGCTGGGTCACCGGCGACGACTTCGGGGCGCCCGAGGTCCGCGGACCGGACCAGATGGACGCCGGCAAGCTGATCGGACTGCGCATCGTCGAGGTCATCAGCACCGGCGTGTTGGCCATCGCCGTCTACTTCCTGGCCTGGAAGCCATGGCGACGCGACAAGAAGGTCACCCTCGACGCCCTGCTGCTGCTCGGCGGCATCACCGGATTCGTCATGGACTGCTGGCTCAACACCCAGTCCTTCCTCTTCGCCTTCAACTCCCACTCGGTCAACCTCGGCGCCTGGTCGTCTTCACTGCCCTTCCACAACGACGCGGTGCCCAGTCACTATGCAGAGTCGCTGCTCTGGGGCCTGCCGATGTACATCTACTTCTGCGCGGCCCTCGGCTTCGTGAACACGATGGCGGCACGCCGCATCCGTGCCCGGTGGCCCGGACTGTCCACCCAGAGCATCCTGGCCATCCTGTTCGTCGGCGACCTCGTCTTCGACTTCGTCGTCGAGAACGTCATCATCCGCACCACCGAGGCCTACTCCTTCGTCCAGACCAGTGGCCCCCTGACCCTGTGGGACGGCGAGCAGCACCAGTTCCCGCTCTACGAGACCTTCCTCGTCGCCTGCGTGGCCATGTGTTTCACGTACGCACGCTGGTCGGCGGACTGGGACGCTGACGGACTGTCGGTCATCGAGCGCGGCGTGCTGACGATCCCGTCGTCGTACCGCCTCGCCGTACGCACGTTCGCCGCGATCGGCTTCTGTGCCGTCGTGCTGATGATGTGCTACCACCTGCCGTTCAACTGGATCAGCCTCACCGGCGACTCGTTCGCCGACCTGCCCAGCTATCTCGCGCCGGCCGGGCTGACCCTCCCGTAG